A single window of Debaryomyces hansenii CBS767 chromosome F complete sequence DNA harbors:
- a CDS encoding DEHA2F20240p (weakly similar to uniprot|P38289 Saccharomyces cerevisiae YBR163W DEM1) has protein sequence MIRPGKVLVLNFLKRSLSNLATFKGSEINTKKYDLKLPNNSDSNKQYFTLDEKLKVIQYTDANEESIIDEFILPLSSGAKASDTYQKTNLSKMRNLLTTFHIDEGESLPLSKPGYIKETPFEYHSKYNSDTSYVSIPRLSVTKLLTFQWCELREFYTIFSGSPVKKETKEMKLGTEAHLKLELETHNLIDVEDIERITDEFVEKKIDSSKRHINTLADPDDILLAKDDLSKLTELLHGAIPESSMANEWMSKIISRLFTLINTSEAREVLVHGYLDFQTSHFTSNLHDFQLNQSNLVLVSGVVDYLKLFNPHDKTDYSMFEDIQDHVEFTYSSQRKHQWIDLSQFLKDIDPIIKEYSDTYKIAITDVKTRSWNKLPQQESVLQAAKLQVEYYRNMFGILAGEFDDIEIGYEMLLENAKRRNLDVDKPISIKSALALLKANHTIILKDYVKLANGEAIGFESFDRFSQERYLNQGSEYDFTKVLEGTNREDYISQIKASDKDGFDFDEILTSDILKAWKIPLTLRYFAARSSQLFHLCKPFLSDSLSIEYHNVKKNDQCFHTNYYNYNANEIDEVTAKASAFWNGTRPPIPVQDLSKCNYCDFSSRCVIPNPHKNVPGSYGSVGSKMKHFI, from the coding sequence ATGATAAGACCAGGTAAAGTTCTTGTATTGAACTTCCTTAAAAGATCGCTTTCCAATTTGGCAACATTCAAAGGGTCAGAAATcaatacaaaaaaatatgatttGAAACTACCTAATAATAGTGATTCCAATAAGCAATATTTCACCTTAGATGAGAAACTAAAAGTTATACAATATACTGATGCAAATGAAGAATCTATTATAGatgaatttatattacCATTAAGCTCAGGTGCTAAGGCTTCCGATACATATCAAAAAACTAATTTGTCAAAGATGAGAAATCTATTAACCACCTTTCATATTGACGAGGGAGAATCTTTACCATTATCAAAGCCAGGATATATAAAAGAAACGCCATTTGAATATCACTCAAAGTATAACAGTGATACCTCTTATGTGAGTATACCAAGATTATCAGTTACCAAGCTACTCACATTTCAATGGTGTGAATTAAGAGAATTTTATACAATATTTTCAGGGTCCCCTGTGAAGAAAGAAACTAAAGAAATGAAACTAGGAACTGAAGCACATCTCAAGCTCGAATTGGAAACACACAACTTGATAGATGtggaagatattgaaaggATAACCGATGAATTTGtggaaaagaaaattgatagCTCCAAAAGACATATAAATACGCTAGCAGATCCTGATGATATATTGCTAGCTAAGgatgatttatcaaagcTTACCGAACTATTGCATGGAGCTATTCCTGAATCATCAATGGCTAACGAATGGATGAGTAAGATAATTAGTCGATTATTCACACTTATCAACACTTCAGAAGCGAGAGAAGTCTTGGTGCATGGTTACTTAGATTTTCAAACCTCACATTTCACATCTAATCTACACGATTTCCAATTGAATCAACTGAATCTTGTTTTAGTAAGCGGTGTTGTGGACTACTTAAAATTGTTCAACCCGCATGATAAAACTGATTATTCTATGTTCGAGGATATACAAGATCACGTCGAATTCACATATCTGTCTCAGAGAAAACACCAATGGATTGATTTATCTCAGTTCCTTAAAGATATAGAtccaattattaaagaatacTCTGATACTTACAAGATAGCTATAACTGACGTGAAAACAAGATCTTGGAACAAGCTCCCACAACAAGAATCTGTCCTCCAAGCAGCAAAGTTACAAGTCGAATATTATAGAAATATGTTTGGGATATTGGCAGGAGAATTTGATGACATAGAAATTGGTTATGAAATGCTACTTGAGAACGCTAAGAGGAGAAATTTGGACGTTGATAAACCAATTTCCATAAAATCTGCCCTAGCACTATTGAAAGCAAACCATACTATTATACTTAAAGATTATGTTAAATTAGCTAACGGAGAAGCTATTGGTTTTGAGTCTTTCGATAGATTCTCTCAAGAGAGATATTTAAATCAAGGGTCTGAGTATGACTTCACTAAGGTTCTCGAGGGGACAAATAGGGAAGACTATATATCACAAATAAAAGCATCGGACAAAGATGGCTTcgattttgatgaaatcttAACTTCTGACATATTGAAAGCTTGGAAAATACCTTTGACTTTAAGATACTTTGCTGCAAGATCTTCCCAATTGTTTCATTTGTGTAAACCTTTTTTGAGTGATTCATTGTCTATCGAATATCATAATGTTAAGAAGAATGATCAATGTTTTCATACTAACTACTACAATTACAATGCAAATGAGATAGATGAAGTTACTGCTAAAGCATCTGCATTCTGGAATGGTACCAGGCCTCCTATTCCTGTTCAAGACCTATCAAAATGTAATTATTGTGACTTTTCATCAAGATGCGTAATTCCAAACCCACATAAGAATGTCCCTGGAAGTTACGGATCTGTTGGATCAAAGATGAAACATTTCATTTAG
- a CDS encoding DEHA2F20218p (some similarities with uniprot|P18899 Saccharomyces cerevisiae YMR173W DDR48 DNA damage-responsive protein), whose product MINKKHNLSLKLNKSLGNIIPDGPFTPLDQTLKTPIDCNQQANYFQAQPKQDSIYSHPHYNESDDVLTDIDEPSLGSSKTTQHYTLTFNNNFDQLVMSVYSHILSLPTTTPFSGTIPPSGLVSKVANEVMNNLITHTASNNPPAFDQQSIITNDYLKNYAYQPIFLQLIRKRLLELCTFQNSRDNNVNKLPTSTTVSITVNGSGNGAPYNNNIRQTSISNLSLTDLNISNYNGNGSSNNNSLRSRSSSLNLRKQSLTRNNSCNGGSWLHVGNINNIRQQNGYNAPMQNDSMNVSTDSLQSMQDYVPQSFITRSAGNTPTSSNNTTTPNNGFNSMMMGYQTPPNSNKSSVSSGSTISSGSTSIPNQNIQIVHNNNGGNSNELDYFNFSDSRSRSSSRSGNSFSVPLTINTDNANFQALNSLNGCDGDTLDSPFMSATTPSEEFGYFSQGNGFPNTPVDLNKDSDTSSNSSNSSNTKKDSINLPSQFGLSEKKRDSLKLKRGIH is encoded by the coding sequence ATGATCAACAAGAAGCATAACCTCTCGTTGAAGTTAAACAAGTCGTTGGGCAATATTATTCCAGATGGACCGTTCACGCCGTTGGATCAAACGTTGAAAACACCAATCGATTGCAATCAGCAGGCAAATTATTTCCAGGCACAGCCAAAACAAGATAGTATTTATAGCCATCCACATTACAACGAATCGGATGATGTGTTGACCGATATTGATGAGCCGTCATTGGGGAGTTCTAAGACAACACAACACTACACGTTAACcttcaacaacaatttCGACCAGTTGGTGATGTCGGTGTATTCTCATATCTTGTCGTTACCTACGACAACGCCATTCCTGGGTACAATACCTCCTAGTGGATTAGTGAGCAAAGTAGCCAACGAAGTCATGAACAACTTGATAACGCACACCGCGTCGAATAATCCCCCGGCGTTCGATCAGCAATCGATCATTACGAATGattacttgaaaaattatgcATACCAGCCCATTTTCTTGCAGTTGATACGGAAGAGATTACTAGAATTATGCACATTCCAAAACTCGAGggataataatgttaatAAGTTGCCAACATCGACGACAGTATCGATTACTGTCAACGGTAGCGGTAATGGTGCACCatacaacaacaatattaGACAGACAtctatttcaaatttgtcGTTAACAGATTTGAACATTTCGAACTACAATGGAAACGGCTCGAGCAACAATAACTCGTTAAGATCGAGATCATCTTCGTTAAACTTAAGAAAGCAATCGTTGACGAGAAATAACTCCTGTAACGGAGGTAGTTGGTTACATGTGGGTAACATCAACAATATAAGACAGCAGAATGGCTATAATGCACCTATGCAAAACGACTCGATGAATGTGAGTACTGATTCCTTACAATCTATGCAAGACTATGTACCACAATCATTTATCACCAGGTCTGCTGGTAATACACCAACctcatcaaataataccaCGACGCCAAATAATGGGTTCAATTCCATGATGATGGGCTATCAAACCCCTCCAAATTCTAACAAGAGTTCTGTTTCCAGTGGCTCGACCATATCTAGTGGCTCGACCTCCAttccaaatcaaaatattcagaTTGTCCACAACAACAATGGAGGCAATTCAAACGAACTAGACTACTTCAACTTTTCTGATTCTAGGTCAAGATCCTCGTCCCGTAGTGGTAATTCGTTCTCAGTACCCTTGACTATAAATACTGACAATGCTAATTTCCAAGctttaaattctttaaatggTTGTGATGGAGATACCTTAGACTCGCCATTTATGTCAGCTACAACACCATCAGAGgaatttggatattttaGTCAAGGAAACGGCTTCCCAAATACACCTGTAGATTTAAATAAAGACAGTGATACTTCTTCAAACTCgtcaaattcttctaataCGAAGAAAGATTCGATTAATTTACCAAGTCAATTTGGATTGAGTGAAAAGAAACGAGATTCGCTTAAGTTAAAGAGAGGTATACATTAG
- a CDS encoding DEHA2F20174p (similar to uniprot|P53600 Saccharomyces cerevisiae YPL010W RET3 Zeta subunit of the coatomer complex (COPI) which coats Golgi-derived transport vesicles): protein MSLNISLYTISACLILDNEGSRLYAKYYNANEANQYQTQAQQLQFEKSLFEKINKAHQDIILYDNHLITYKQTNDIILVLVGTLSENESLLYSLNTNLNEALNILLDNTLDKSTILEHYDLVSLCIDEAIDDGIILEIDPAIIVSRVTNAPSSSNFSNDLPNKIDLSEKGLFNALSFASKKLGERLQQGL, encoded by the coding sequence ATGTcattaaatatatctttataCACTATTTCGGCATGTTTAATACTAGATAATGAGGGATCACGTTTATATGCCAAATATTACAATGCAAATGAAGCTAATCAATATCAAACACAAGCACAACAAttacaatttgaaaagtcactctttgaaaaaataaataaggcCCATCAAGATATCATATTGTATGACAACCATTTAATTACTTATAAACAAACcaatgatataattttggttttggtgGGTACGTTATCTGAAAATGAATCTTTActttattcattaaacaCCAATTTAAACGAGGCCCTTAACATTTTGTTGGACAATACGTTAGACAAATCAACTATCTTAGAACATTACGATTTGGTCAGTTTATGTATTGATGAAGCGATTGATGACGGAATCATTTTAGAAATCGATCCAGCTATTATTGTGAGTAGAGTAACCAACGCACCATCTTcatccaatttttcaaacgACTTGCCTAATAAGATCGATTTATCCGAAAAAGGTTTATTCAATGCTCTTTCTTTTGCTTCAAAGAAACTTGGTGAAAGGTTACAACAAGGTTTGTAA
- a CDS encoding DEHA2F20196p (weakly similar to uniprot|Q12297 Saccharomyces cerevisiae YPL011C TAF3 TFIID subunit (47 kDa) involved in promoter binding and RNA polymerase II transcription initiation), translating to MDESFHFALLRISIAQILKASGFDKCRPSILNILTDIYIQYFKLLLSRTLKFSNQRVNCNDIGVQDITQAMLDIGFIKPSSFENYLDAYDISKHHNHRDKDSNVHKEYNTKSMDSFIDWLKYSDSFVTSQKLSEVPREYIKNLIDKRKLDDSAETDQDKKKRKLREKQEFYNHFKSTLSNDLPQEENEEEISKQDQLSWLDYLAEKDLKLGHDLKYLNTSLEPQLISLQNNERLHPIPKSKRQQIFQHINNVNKHDHLLINLEQGEENAITPPNDLLKVLPYNLKYDKNLLDDDLDSYFDYFQKHSQQDEDRNNHEQDQQDHDQDHDHQQDHDIDHNGLLVNDDGIGGDNKLML from the coding sequence ATGGATGAATCGTTTCACTTTGCATTGCTAAGGATATCTATAGCTcagatattgaaagcatCGGGATTTGATAAATGCAGACCgtcaattttgaatattttgacaGATATATACATACagtatttcaaattattactATCGAGgacattgaaattttccaatCAAAGAGTTAATTGCAATGATATTGGAGTCCAAGATATAACACAAGCAATGCTAGACATTGGGTTTATAAAACCATCGAGTTTTGAAAACTACCTAGATGCATATGATATACTGAAGCATCATAACCATAGGGACAAAGATTCGAATGTACATAAAGAATACAACACCAAGTCGATGGattcatttattgattGGTTAAAATACAGTGATTCGTTTGTCACGAGCCAAAAGCTATCAGAAGTCCCTCGAGAGTATATTAAAAACTTAATTGACAAGCGGAAGCTTGATGATTCTGCAGAGACTGATCAggataagaagaagaggaaattACGTGAAAAGCAAGAGTTTTACAATCACTTCAAATCCACGTTATCAAACGACCTAccacaagaagaaaacgaagaaGAGATTTCGAAGCAAGACCAATTATCGTGGTTAGACTATCTAGCAGAGAAGGACCTAAAGCTTGGGCATGACTTGAAGTATTTAAACACAAGCTTGGAGCCACAGCTAATTTCATTACAGAATAACGAGCGGTTGCATCCAATACCGAAGTCGAAAAGGCAGcagatttttcaacataTTAACAACGTCAACAAGCACGACCATTTACTCATTAATCTCGAACAGGGCGAGGAAAATGCCATCACACCCCCTAATGATTTGTTGAAAGTGTTACCATATAATCTCAAGTACGACAAAAACTTGCTTGACGACGATTTAGACCTGTACTTCGATTACTTCCAAAAACATAGCCAGCAGGACGAAGACCGCAATAATCACGAGCAAGACCAGCAAGACCATGATCAAGATCACGATCACCAACAAGACCACGATATCGATCACAACGGCCTTCTCGTTAATGATGACGGAATCGGAGGTGATAATAAGTTGATGCTTTAA